A genomic window from Salvelinus namaycush isolate Seneca chromosome 5, SaNama_1.0, whole genome shotgun sequence includes:
- the LOC120047325 gene encoding uncharacterized protein LOC120047325 produces the protein MENKEFKESEVSGNDLTLIDLDDPINDGDVMKEDRSDKDHREVERQTTLEEAVLETDIQTLSLEAEGEIEMQEADLKTDGTSQSQKVEGESELDEAVVIPSQSQEEAKGESELNQVDLKTATSTLTLEVEGESVMQESDDLQTAGTSQSQETERVAKAAVVTFTSVTRKAAASQTSLTLSRGKRSYPDLHTFVQDMKDGSMTSLLSEDEERYVSSPEGGDREMRHRPHSAPLRSVFGISEDSVFNMVQSGQSQSDIVLSSNLSSSISDSTLKQLCCSSAVAAATVCQAIKTELESQRPTNLSARDLLSSLLETIEDMDISDVLQGPSAILEEAAMIKHPEMSTSIIYRSLLLDSSLASSNMVTESIIFNSPRPSEENVSIQKVLPADKVDILHGQPVEEYIIKAEQCITQVIQDAAVTYTGVLDKTDTCGKLSEVLSVCVSAENIEEASSDLFGGIISDLHEVFEVNKASMRTKSGRKMFWVEVSSGSQKIYTKTLDKLRKLFTSHLLTEGKNTPVQIELYDTGLLVTETTVEVSPVQKTDSNTSSMSSASAHQLTLDTCTKGVIKQVISVLRLETSKEDRFASVGENTSNASFDFNQKLDSIILKLEDLSISSDVTSAEIATLTRSRSAASRTSNISIQSFHSAEFRAKATEIVREAILRAASEANCFLPQSMLPSITFSHHVVSTTEDILKMIMQDLESVSQYTVEDADSFPLGEKKLQSQLNPRGVFDNSFFAAQIMYHRVKDRLNVFLSFPPVSVTTAKDVLDFTPVETLRCSKSPDTAPVKDRSRPPSVRSEKPFSKVSLTKRFKALVSSSGSSTDHHVIDTCSEDVSLPTRSMSVVSDTSLKRASPLHGCGLSGSCDPLVALQDGTVAFSQEGLGKTAKKTLILNVIKCRLANSESSSVGQNASEECLIATNMLDSLLESLDLLPDMSAADEITRTECHTSNAMDKTGSQSALVSQQEMNISDTGIIVKTIMDTLKTDDPEMTSAEENLDRLLSIEALQDASGNLIAKVHGLIQEITISRQLQSMTGHRSLSQPALPKPALRKLSKDDASELIYSFAHTSVSRLLGQCLGRPMPPTADRVLDQVIKLMTDMVMDSLTDLSKSAMEGDTSNAASDITHGVVADLNATEEFPARGLSPADVKADGMARLPSARGEETKKNRKWRFLPKIGTIPKIRMKLFKTKGETKSHPEQDALPTKRLRETRISQNAGCEVPEVPSTSPPKEDLTTTLAPAPQESQSRKHPLLVRVLRAISRAVSKPFRGAFGKKN, from the exons ATGGAGAATAAAGAGTTCAAG GAGTCAGAGGTCAGTGGGAATGACCTCACCCTCATAGACCTGGATGACCCCATCAATGACGGTGATGTTATGAAGGAAGACAG ATCTGATAAAGATCACAGAGAGGTTGAGAGACAGACCACGTTGGAAGAGGCTGTTCTAGAGACAGATATCCAAACTCTGTCACTAGAGgctgaaggagagattgagatgCAGGAGGCTGATCTGAAGACAGATGGCACGTCTCAGTCAcagaaggttgaaggagagagtgagttggacgaggccgttgtcatcccatctcagtcacaggag GAGGCCAAAGGTGAGAGTGAGTTGAATCAGGTTGATCTGAAGACAGCCACATCAACTCTGACACTGGAGGTCGAAGGAGAGAGTGTGATGCAGGAGAGTGATGATCTACAAACAGCCGGGACATCTCAATCCCAGGAGACTGAACGAGTGGCAAAG GCTGCAGTGGTGACCTTCACTAGCGTGACCCGCAAGGCTGCAGCCTCCCAGACCAGCCTCACCCTCAGCAGGGGAAAGAGAAGCTACCCAGACCTACACACCTTTGTGCAGGACATGAAGGATGG GTCCATGACTTCCTTGCTGAGTGAGGATGAAGAGCGATATGTCTCCTCACCTGAGGGTGGTGATAGAGAGATGAGACACAGACCCCACTCAGCACCACTGAGATCTGTGTTTGGAATCTCTGAGGATTCTGTCTTCAACATGGTCCAGAGCGGCCAGTCGCAGAGTGACATCGTACTGTCGTCCA ATCTGTCATCATCTATTTCTGACTCCACCTTGAAGCAGTTGTGTTGTAGCTCTGCTGTTGCTGCAGCAACTGTCTGTCAAGCAATCAAAACGGAGCTCGAGAGCCAGAGACCTACCAACCTGTCAGCCAGAGACCTACTATCGTCTCTGTTAGAGACCATTGAGGACATGGATATCTCTGATGTCCTCCAGGGCCCGTCGGCCATTTTGGAGGAGGCTGCTATGATAAAGCACCCAGAGATGTCCACCTCGATAATATACAGGTCTTTGCTTCTCGACTCATCTCTCGCCTCCTCTAACATGGTAACTGAGAGCATTATCTTCAACAGTCCACGCCCATCAGAGGAGAATGTGAGTATTCAGAAGGTGCTCCCTGCTGATAAAGTTGACATCCTCCATGGTCAACCAGTGGAGGAGTATATCATCAAAGCTGAACAATGCATCACTCAGGTCATTCAGGATGCAGCTGTGACATATACTGGCGTGCTGGATAAAACCGACACTTGTGGGAAACTGTCggaagttctgtctgtctgtgtttccgCGGAGAATATTGAGGAGGCATCCTCTGATCTATTTGGTGGAATTATTTCCGACCTGCATGAGGTATTTGAGGTCAATAAGGCCTCCATGCGTACGAAATCAGGTCGCAAAATGTTCTGGGTGGAAGTGAGTTCAGGTTCCCAGAAGATTTATACCAAAACCTTGGACAAACTGAGGAAGCTTTTCACCTCTCACCTTCTCACCGAGGGAAAAAATACTCCTGTGCAAATTGAGCTCTATGACACTGGACTACTTGTAACTGAGACCACTGTGGAGGTATCTCCtgtacagaagacagacagtaataCCTCTTCTATGTCCTCAGCCTCAGCCCACCAGCTCACCCTCGACACCTGCACTAAAGGGGTCATCAAACAGGTGATCTCGGTGCTGAGGTTGGAGACTTCAAAGGAAGACCGCTTCGCTTCCGTTGGGGAGAACACGTCAAATGCGTCCTTCGACTTCAACCAGAAGTTGGACTCGATAATTTTGAAATTGGAGGACCTCAGCATTTCGAGTGACGTGACGTCAGCCGAGATTGCCACGCTCACGCGATCTCGTAGTGCAGCCAGCAGAACCTCTAACATTTCCATCCAGAGCTTTCACAGTGCTGAGTTCCGAGCTAAGGCCACAGAGATTGTGCGTGAGGCCATTCTCAGAGCTGCTAGCGAAGCCAACTGTTTTTTGCCACAGAGCATGCTGCCTAGCATCACCTTCTCACACCATGTGGTTTCTACAACTGAAGATATATTGAAAATGATCATGCAAGACCTTGAAAGTGTATCCCAGTACACAGTGGAGGACGCAGACTCCTTCCCACTAGGAGAGAAAAAGCTGCAGTCCCAACTCAATCCCAGAGGTGTCTTTGACAACTCATTTTTTGCTGCTCAAATCATGTACCACAGAGTAAAGGATAGACTGAACGTCTTTTTGTCTTTTCCACCCGTGTCAGTCACCACAGCCAAAGATGTGCTGGACTTCACCCCTGTGGAGACACTCAGATGTTCGAAGTCCCCTGACACTGCTCCTGTTAAGGACAGGAGCCGCCCTCCGTCTGTGAGAAGTGAGAAGCCATTTTCAAAAGTCAGTTTGACTAAGAGGTTTAAAGCCCTTGTGTCTTCGAGTGGCTCCTCCACAGACCACCATGTAATTGACACATGCAGTGAGGATGTCAGTCTGCCCACCAGGAGTATGTCAGTTGTGAGCGACACCAGTTTGAAGAGAGCCTCTCCTCTCCATGGTTGTGGATTGAGTGGAAGTTGTGACCCTCTTGTGGCTCTACAAGACGGAACAGTGGCATTCAGCCAAGAAGGCTTAGGCAAAACTGCAAAGAAGACACTGATCCTAAATGTGATCAAGTGCAGATTGGCCAACTCTGAGAGTTCATCTGTTGGGCAGAATGCAAGTGAGGAGTGTCTGATAGCCACTAACATGTTAGACTCTCTACTGGAGAGCCTTGACCTGTTGCCTGACATGAGCGCTGCCGATGAGATCACAAGGACAGAATGCCATACCTCTAATGCAATGGACAAGACAGGTTCACAGTCAGCGCTTGTGAGCCAACAAGAAATGAACATATCTGACACCGGTATCATAGTGAAAACTATAATGGACACATTGAAGACAGACGACCCAGAGATGACTTCAGCAGAAGAAAATCTGGATAGGCTTCTGTCAATTGAAGCCCTTCAAGATGCGTCTGGCAACCTGATCGCAAAGGTCCATGGTCTCATTCAGGAGATAACCATAAGCCGCCAGCTTCAATCCATGACTGGCCATAGAAGCCTCTCTCAACCAGCGCTGCCAAAGCCAGCACTGAGGAAGCTGTCAAAGGACGATGCGTCAGAGCTCATTTACAGCTTTGCCCACACTTCTGTTAGCAGACTCCTGGGGCAGTGTTTGGGTAGGCCTATGCCACCCACTGCTGACAGGGTTTTGGATCAGGTCATCAAGTTGATGACAGACATGGTGATGGACAGTCTGACTGATCTGTCCAAGTCTGCAATGGAGGGTG ACACCAGCAATGCCGCAAGTGACATCACTCATGGCGTTGTGGCTGACCTTAATGCTACTGAGGAATTCCCTGCCAGGGGCCTTAGCCCGGCTGATGTAAAGGCTGACGGCATGGCCCGCCTTCCCTCTGCCAGAGGGGAAGAGACTAAGAAGAACAGGAAGTGGCGCTTCCTACCCAAAATTGGCACGATTCCAAAGATCAGGATGAAG CTGTTCAAGACAAAAGGGGAAACGAAGAGCCACCCTGAACAGGATGCGCTGCCTACCAAACGTCTCAGAGAAACTCGTATTTCACAGA ATGCTGGGTGTGAGGTTCCAGAGGTTCCATCCACTTCCCCacccaaggaggacctgacaaccACACTGGCCCCTGCTCCCCAGGAGTCCCAGTCCCGTAAACACCCTCTCTTAGTCAGGGTGTTACGAGCTATCTCCAGAGCCGTCTCCAAACCATTCAGAGGAGCTTTTGGGAAGAAGAATTAG